In one Winogradskyella sp. MH6 genomic region, the following are encoded:
- a CDS encoding riboflavin synthase, with translation MFTGIIEDLGIIKNLEVEGENLHITVQTSITSELKIDQSVAHNGVCLTVVSIDKDDYIVTAIKETLDKTNLGKLKSGDFVNVERAMKLGDRLDGHIVQGHVDQTAKCISIKEEDGSWVFTFKYDKALNNITIEKGSITVNGVSLTVVNSKIDEFSVAIIPYTYEHTTFNKLKVGDTVNLEFDVIGKYVKRLNDLRN, from the coding sequence ATGTTTACAGGTATAATAGAAGATTTAGGAATTATTAAAAATCTTGAGGTTGAGGGTGAAAATCTTCATATAACAGTGCAAACTTCTATAACTTCAGAACTTAAAATAGACCAAAGTGTTGCTCATAATGGAGTTTGCTTAACAGTAGTTTCTATTGATAAAGATGATTACATAGTCACTGCTATTAAAGAGACTTTAGATAAAACTAACCTCGGAAAGTTAAAGTCAGGCGATTTTGTAAATGTAGAACGAGCAATGAAGCTTGGAGATCGGTTAGATGGCCATATTGTACAAGGACATGTTGACCAAACTGCTAAATGTATTTCGATAAAGGAAGAAGATGGTAGCTGGGTTTTTACATTTAAATATGATAAAGCACTTAACAACATCACTATAGAAAAAGGCTCAATTACAGTAAACGGTGTAAGCCTTACCGTTGTTAATTCTAAAATAGATGAATTTTCTGTAGCTATAATTCCCTACACCTACGAACACACAACATTCAATAAACTTAAAGTGGGTGACACTGTAAATCTAGAGTTTGATGTTATAGGTAAGTATGTAAAACGTCTTAATGACTTAAGAAACTAG
- the pdxA gene encoding 4-hydroxythreonine-4-phosphate dehydrogenase PdxA, whose product MKKDEKVIVGISVGDLNGIGPEIIIKAYEDNRALELSTPVIFASGKTMQFFKNHFKSKINFFNIDSPEKVVHGKVNVVNVWKEPVKIEFGKEDKKIGEYAIKSLEAATSALKKGLIDVLVTAPINKHNIQSEKFNFPGHTDYLAKALNGKSLMFMVAGDLRVGLLTDHVPLKDAANHITEDLIREKIATVTNSLKQDFGISKPRVAVLAINPHAGDNGVIGKEDDVVLRPTLEKIREEGTLVYGPYSADSFFGSNNYKSFDAVIASYHDQGLIPFKTIAFGGGVNYTAGLSRVRTSPDHGTAYEIAGKGVADENSFVQAIYTAINIFKNREEFNFYSKNPLKKASK is encoded by the coding sequence ATGAAGAAAGACGAAAAAGTGATTGTAGGTATTTCGGTTGGTGACCTCAACGGCATAGGACCAGAAATTATCATTAAAGCTTATGAAGATAATAGGGCCTTAGAACTAAGTACTCCGGTAATATTTGCATCAGGTAAGACAATGCAGTTCTTTAAAAACCACTTTAAGAGCAAGATAAATTTTTTCAATATAGATAGTCCAGAAAAAGTAGTTCATGGTAAGGTAAATGTTGTTAATGTTTGGAAAGAACCTGTTAAAATTGAATTTGGAAAAGAAGACAAAAAGATAGGTGAATATGCAATAAAGTCACTTGAAGCAGCTACAAGTGCATTAAAAAAAGGGTTAATAGACGTTTTGGTAACGGCTCCAATTAACAAACACAACATCCAATCAGAAAAATTTAATTTTCCTGGACATACCGATTATCTTGCAAAAGCGCTTAACGGAAAAAGCTTAATGTTTATGGTTGCTGGTGATTTGCGTGTAGGATTACTTACCGACCATGTGCCACTCAAAGATGCAGCTAATCATATTACAGAGGATTTAATCAGAGAGAAAATAGCAACAGTTACAAATTCACTAAAGCAAGATTTTGGCATCAGTAAACCTAGAGTCGCCGTATTGGCTATTAACCCTCATGCAGGCGATAATGGTGTTATAGGCAAAGAGGACGATGTGGTTTTAAGACCAACATTAGAAAAGATAAGAGAGGAAGGAACGCTGGTGTATGGTCCTTATTCAGCAGACAGCTTTTTTGGCTCTAATAATTATAAAAGTTTTGATGCTGTAATTGCCTCTTATCACGACCAAGGGTTAATACCTTTTAAAACTATTGCGTTTGGAGGTGGTGTAAATTACACAGCAGGACTCAGCAGAGTAAGAACATCTCCAGACCATGGCACCGCCTATGAAATAGCCGGAAAAGGAGTAGCAGACGAAAATTCTTTTGTACAAGCAATCTATACAGCAATAAACATTTTTAAGAACAGAGAAGAGTTCAATTTTTATTCAAAAAACCCTCTCAAAAAAGCCTCAAAATAG
- a CDS encoding YceD family protein yields the protein MKALKDFTIQFVGLKEGEHHFDYSIDNRFFKNFEYDEFNEVDVKIDLKLIKKSTLLELYFDASGFVNVNCDLTNEPYNQDIEDEFKLVVKFGAEYNDDNEDILIIPHGEYEINVAQYIYELIVLAVPAKRVHPGIEDGTLKSEILSKLEELSPKEGKEDKTSEDIDPRWNNLKKLLTDK from the coding sequence ATGAAGGCATTAAAAGATTTTACAATTCAATTTGTTGGGTTAAAAGAAGGAGAGCACCATTTTGATTATAGTATAGATAATAGGTTCTTTAAGAATTTTGAGTATGATGAATTTAATGAGGTTGATGTAAAAATTGACTTAAAACTCATTAAAAAATCAACATTATTAGAGTTGTATTTTGATGCATCTGGTTTTGTAAATGTTAATTGCGACCTTACAAACGAACCCTATAATCAAGACATTGAAGATGAATTTAAACTTGTTGTAAAGTTCGGTGCAGAATATAATGATGACAATGAAGATATCTTAATTATACCACATGGAGAGTACGAAATTAATGTAGCTCAGTATATTTATGAACTCATTGTTTTAGCCGTACCTGCTAAGCGAGTACATCCAGGCATAGAAGATGGCACATTAAAATCTGAAATACTATCAAAATTAGAAGAATTGAGCCCTAAAGAGGGAAAAGAAGATAAAACATCTGAGGATATAGACCCTCGTTGGAATAATTTAAAAAAACTATTAACGGATAAATAA
- the rpmF gene encoding 50S ribosomal protein L32: MAHPKRKISKTRRDKRRTHYKASVPQIATCPTTGEPHLYHRAHWHEGKLYYRGQVLIDNSTEEENLA, translated from the coding sequence ATGGCACATCCAAAACGTAAAATATCTAAAACAAGAAGAGATAAAAGAAGAACACATTACAAAGCTTCTGTACCTCAAATAGCTACTTGCCCGACAACTGGTGAGCCACACTTATATCACAGAGCACACTGGCACGAAGGAAAATTATACTACAGAGGACAAGTATTAATTGACAACTCTACAGAAGAAGAAAACTTAGCATAA